From a single Aricia agestis chromosome 17, ilAriAges1.1, whole genome shotgun sequence genomic region:
- the LOC121735171 gene encoding tyrosine-protein phosphatase non-receptor type 13-like produces the protein MPRTFDEDSGRSSCSAASITLSPTPDFPVRNAQNVKKDFFISTEKLSHLKVSTQPRSHLSVLKSPDERDPFPSCRVTRHKRNALFDLFHPSKVGGLSHAQSTHNIISSTQLEPAMQTNAVSLSDINTDDGKNKEAILNKIFRRGKPVQRAASRLYKAENLKGKENCTGPEFIVRASQPVKHLDLTLSAICEKRIITVVLLNGQRTEVVCDPNFITAGQIFEGLVHSEKYEHNFMLGIAILIGGDFVFLPDDYKIKKVAPDAWAKPNNKKKGHEDNVSLTLFLRIKFFLPKNIANNIQGGEWRYRVYLQLRRATLEGQIISTMQNLILLAGYALHIEFGEFSYREHGTADYFLLEHYLPEFLITNEMADVKLRMKRAHESRRGLDKNKAIINYITLAQTFRDYGAHFYSAIWATRDGFCREIWLSIGPRGVTLYSRNNPTPEDSNVTSNRIVLQSLPWHHIHTFYYNKKSLYIMPNAYSGLSKIGIKYKLKMTDNKSYFTFWLASLHHRLYLKLYAKEDFINYLSSELNYPLNNSPKKVDCSNYQDSYNLAVRNPVRARRPVRRRFRMDLFGDKKIQNKENENPDTEELLKRILLPQFNPDCSSATINSNTPMNSSNEGLSSSESSLPRRHGVKMGTRVFNGMKNTIDGRYSSSPRKNFPIKSESDLATAHSDSDELSSEQRQHVNSMDLLPERPYSQTKLSSPSAYVLESPKAYSDAFNYNETINESSINTSIFERLDNMECIQGERVFVTASLERDKMNALGLQVAEGSDGNVYIKSITPGGAADQCNKLLPGDQIISVNGQTLLNLKYDVALNMLQSAPSRVELIVLQNTTKNYTNCNDNTSETSTQSKMKRASIASALDVEITDDELLNEEALKTIYALIKLTKEKVISRMKDRSSLTSSSLQKCYSENKVYDDSNIMQEKSLPQKKSLKFNTWRGQENDRLKRRPLSLSIPTDVHLSENYLNDERTSELFKKSSLKSLHSEMDGLDKSESDSVKNVALPRNFGLSRRWLGPVKYPVTPCKNTSGLESAIDNNIVRRHFIYGTGDSDEEQIFL, from the coding sequence ATGCCTCGCACTTTTGATGAAGACTCTGGGAGGAGCTCCTGTTCCGCAGCATCTATAACTTTGAGCCCCACACCGGACTTTCCTGTTAGGAATGCtcaaaatgtaaaaaaggaCTTTTTCATTTCCACTGAAAAATTATCGCATCTCAAAGTTAGCACTCAGCCGAGGAGCCATTTGAGTGTTTTGAAATCACCGGACGAAAGAGATCCTTTCCCCAGCTGTAGAGTGACTAGACACAAAAGAAATGCTTTGTTTGATCTATTCCACCCATCCAAAGTGGGAGGCCTGAGTCATGCACAATCTACACACAATATCATCTCTAGTACCCAGCTGGAGCCAGCGATGCAGACAAATGCAGTTTCACTATCTGATATAAACACTGATGATGGGAAAAATAAGGAAGCAATCCTGAACAAAATATTTAGGCGGGGTAAACCCGTGCAAAGAGCAGCATCGAGGCTATACAAGGCTGAAAATCTAAAGGGTAAGGAAAACTGTACAGGTCCTGAGTTTATTGTGAGAGCTTCCCAGCCCGTCAAACACCTGGATCTCACTCTGTCGGCTATTTGTGAGAAGAGAATTATCACTGTAGTACTCTTGAATGGCCAGAGAACAGAGGTTGTGTGTGATCCAAACTTTATCACAGCTGGGCAAATTTTTGAAGGTCTAGTACATAGTGAGAAGTATGAGCACAACTTCATGCTAGGTATAGCCATTCTGATAGGTGGTGACTTTGTGTTTTTGCCCGATGATTACAAAATCAAAAAAGTTGCCCCAGATGCCTGGGCTAAACCGAACAACAAAAAGAAAGGTCACGAAGATAATGTTTCACTCACAttgtttttgagaataaaattTTTCTTGCCCAAAAACATTGCCAATAATATACAAGGAGGGGAGTGGAGATACAGAGTATACCTGCAGCTCAGAAGAGCTACACTAGAAGGACAGATAATTTCAACTATGCAGAATCTCATTTTATTAGCCGGATATGCTTTGCATATAGAGTTTGGTGAATTCTCATACAGAGAACATGGCACAGCAGATTACTTTTTATTGGAACATTATTTACCAGAATTTCTTATAACAAATGAGATGGCTGATGTAAAATTGAGAATGAAAAGAGCACATGAGTCAAGACGTGGATTGGATAAAAATAAAGCTATTATAAACTATATAACACTAGCACAAACTTTCCGTGACTATGGTGCTCATTTTTATTCAGCAATATGGGCGACAAGAGATGGATTTTGCCGAGAGATTTGGTTGTCTATTGGTCCAAGGGGTGTAACCCTATATTCTAGAAATAATCCTACTCCAGAGGATTCAAATGTAACCTCCAACCGTATTGTGTTACAAAGTTTACCATGGCATCACATACACACATTCTATTACAACAAAAAGAGCTTATACATAATGCCTAATGCATATTCTGGTTTGTCGAAGATAGGCATCAAATATAAACTCAAAATGACTGACAATAAGAGCTATTTTACCTTTTGGCTAGCTTCCCTGCATCATAGATTGTATTTAAAGTTGTATGCAAAGGAagacttcataaattatttatcaagtGAATTGAATTACCCATTGAATAACAGTCCTAAGAAGGTGGATTGTAGTAACTATCAAGATAGCTATAATCTTGCAGTAAGAAATCCAGTTAGAGCTAGAAGACCTGTAAGAAGAAGATTCAGGATGGATCTGTTTGGGGataagaaaatacaaaacaaGGAAAACGAAAACCCTGACACTGAGGAATTGTTAAAAAGAATTCTTTTACCTCAGTTTAATCCAGACTGCTCCTCCGCCACCATCAACTCCAACACTCCAATGAACTCCTCAAACGAGGGTCTGTCCTCCTCTGAGAGCAGTTTGCCCAGGAGACATGGTGTTAAAATGGGTACAAGAGTATTTAACGGCATGAAGAACACTATCGATGGAAGATATTCTAGTTCACCTAGAAAAAACTTTCCAATCAAGTCTGAAAGTGATCTAGCCACTGCTCACAGTGATTCAGATGAGCTGAGCTCCGAGCAAAGGCAGCATGTGAACAGCATGGATTTGCTCCCAGAGAGACCatacagtcaaacaaaattatCTTCACCTTCTGCTTATGTTCTGGAATCTCCAAAAGCTTATTCAGATGcttttaattataatgagacAATAAATGAGTCTAGCATAAACACATCTATATTTGAGCGTCTAGACAACATGGAATGTATACAGGGAGAGAGAGTATTTGTTACAGCTTCACTAGAAAGAGATAAAATGAATGCACTTGGCTTGCAAGTAGCTGAAGGTTCAGATGGAAATGTTTACATTAAATCCATCACACCAGGTGGTGCAGCGGACCAGTGCAACAAGCTTCTACCGGGAGATCAGATTATATCTGTTAATGGTCAGACACTGCTAAACCTTAAATATGATGTAGCTTTAAACATGTTGCAGTCAGCTCCAAGCAGAGTGgaattaattgttttacaaaatacaactaaaaactatacaaactgCAATGACAACACAAGTGAGACATCCACTCAATCTAAGATGAAAAGGGCTAGCATTGCTAGTGCCTTAGATGTGGAAATAACAGATGATGAGTTGCTTAATGAGGAAGCACTTAAAACAATTTATGCTTTGATAAAATTGACGAAAGAAAAAGTAATAAGCAGAATGAAAGACAGGTCAAGTCTAACAAGCAGTTCTTTGCAGAAATGTTATTCAGAGAATAAAGTTTACGACGATTCAAATATAATGCAAGAAAAGAGCTTGCCTCAAAAGAAGAGCCTCAAGTTTAATACTTGGCGTGGACAGGAAAACGACAGACTAAAACGTCGCCCGCTCAGTTTGAGTATTCCGACAGACGTACATTTATCAGAGAACTATTTAAACGACGAACGTACCAGCGAACTATTCAAAAAGTCTTCCCTCAAGTCATTACATTCTGAAATGGATGGCTTGGATAAATCCGAGAGTGATTctgtaaaaaatgttgctctGCCGCGAAATTTTGGGCTCAGCAGACGATGGTTAGGGCCTGTGAAGTATCCTGTGACTCCTTGCAAGAATACTAGTGGGCTGGAAAGTGCAATAGATAACAATATTGTAAGGAGACATTTTATTTATGGCACAGGAGACTCCGATGaagaacaaatatttttatag
- the LOC121735173 gene encoding vesicle transport through interaction with t-SNAREs homolog 1A: MATLIQSYEQQYSIITADITAKIGRLRTANEDERDSLHKEIQGNFEEANDLLEQLELEYRGSGAGSRVSAYRAELQRVKDEYRKVGTNPALYNIDNEEYDDWSTGNEQRQKLLDNTERLERTGKSLTEGYRVVLETEQIGAAVLQDLNSQRETIQRSRGRLRETDEQLNRSTRLLKTMMMRALQERFVLGIVFLVLVALIGLAVYLSVT, from the exons ATGGCTACATTAATACAATCTTATGAGCAGCAATATTCCATCATTACAGCTGATATAACAGCAAAAATTGGTAGGCTGAGGACAGCAAATGAAG ACGAACGAGATTCCCTTCACAAAGAAATCCAAGGAAATTTCGAGGAAGCCAATGATCTA ttggaGCAATTGGAACTGGAATACAGAGGCTCAGGTGCTGGCTCCAGAGTATCGGCCTACAGAGCTGAACTGCAGAGAGTGAAGGATGAATATAGAAAAGTTGGGACTAATCCTGCATTAT ATAACATTGACAATGAAGAGTATGACGACTGGTCAACGGGGAATGAGCAGAGACAGAAGTTATTGGACAACACAGAGAGGCTGGAGAGGACGGGCAAGAGTCTCACAGAGGGCTACCGAGTTGTGCTGGAGACGGAGCAGATAGGGGCGGCTGTGCTGCAGGACCTAAACTCCCAGAGAGAAACAATACAGAGATCTAGAGGAAGG cTACGGGAAACTGACGAACAGTTGAATAGGTCTACACGACTGTTGAAGACCATGATGATGAGAGCATTGCAGGAAAGATTTGTCCTGGGAATAGTCTTTTTGGTGTTAGTAGCTTTAATAGGTTTAGCAGTCTATTTGTCGGTCACATAG